The Paraburkholderia hospita region GTCGGACGCGTCGGCGGCAAGGCGCTGCTGTATTTCGAGGCCGCGTCGACGCTCGCGCTCGCGATCGGTCTCGTTGCCGCACACGTGCTCAAACCAGGCAGCGGCTTCAACGTCGATCCGGCGACACTCGATGCGAGCGCCGTATCGAGCTACGCGGCGCAGGCCGCGCATGGCGACGGCATCGTCGCGTTCGTCATGCACGCGATCCCCGACACCTTCGCCGGCGCGATGACGCAAGGCGATATCCTGCCCGTGCTGGTGATCGCGATGCTGTTCGGCTCCGCGCTGGCCGTGCTGGGCGACAAGGCCGCGCCCGTGACCAACCTCGTCGAGACGCTGTCGAAAGCGTTCTTTCGCATCGTGCATATGATCACGAGCCTCGCGCCCATCGGCGCGTTCGGCGCGATGGCGTTCACGATCGGCCGCTACGGCATCGTCTCCCTGCTGCCGATGCTCAAGCTGATCGGCTCGTTCTATCTGACGGCGGCCCTGTTCGTCGCGATCGTGCTGGGCGTGGTCGCCCGGATGTGCGGCTTCAGCCTGTGGCGCTTCCTGGTGTATATCCGTGACGAGCTGCTGATCGTGCTCGGCACGTCGACGTCCGAGGCGGCGCTGCCTCAGCTGATGGAAAAGCTCGAACGGCTTGGCTGCCCGCGCGGCGTGGTCGGGCTCGTCGTGCCGACGGGTTACTCGTTCAATCTCGACGGCACGAACATCTATATGACGCTCGCCGTGCTGTTTCTCGCGCAGGCGACCAACACGCACCTGACCGTCACACAGGAAATCACGCTGCTGCTGGTGACGATGCTGACATCGAAAGGATCGACGGGCGTGACGGGCGCGGGCTTCATCACGCTGGCCGCGAGTTTTTCCGTCGTGCCGACCGTGCCCGTCGCGGCGATGGTGCTGATACTCGGTATCGACCGC contains the following coding sequences:
- a CDS encoding dicarboxylate/amino acid:cation symporter yields the protein MKRKPFYKVLYVQVLFAIAAGVLLGHFAPHEAVALKPLGDMFVKLVRMVIGPVIFCTVVTGIAGMQDMKKVGRVGGKALLYFEAASTLALAIGLVAAHVLKPGSGFNVDPATLDASAVSSYAAQAAHGDGIVAFVMHAIPDTFAGAMTQGDILPVLVIAMLFGSALAVLGDKAAPVTNLVETLSKAFFRIVHMITSLAPIGAFGAMAFTIGRYGIVSLLPMLKLIGSFYLTAALFVAIVLGVVARMCGFSLWRFLVYIRDELLIVLGTSTSEAALPQLMEKLERLGCPRGVVGLVVPTGYSFNLDGTNIYMTLAVLFLAQATNTHLTVTQEITLLLVTMLTSKGSTGVTGAGFITLAASFSVVPTVPVAAMVLILGIDRFMSECRALTNIVGNGVATIVVSAWEGGLDRDALAAALGRRADAHVDPHFGTSIAAQSTDIEKA